From the genome of Lentimonas sp. CC4, one region includes:
- a CDS encoding autotransporter-associated beta strand repeat-containing protein yields MKVFYLICIVCCFSLSARADYASDRAAIVALGDLTATPTMYEVDTSDTIYKSSETIKSLTPSATEQTLDSIFFESVDYSGIPTTNPTRVYAFVGMPQWEEGDDPLPAVVLVHGGSGMAYATWANLWAERGYVAIAIDTEGASNTTGRHNKGGPRRTGVFDESDVAIEDQFMYHATAGAILANSLLRNLPFVDDTKVGIHGVSWGGVITSNVIGVDSRFAFAIPTYGTGHMWDGIGKWQEAISDAGGTDYYKNVWDPMLYLENATMPIMWLTWLNDSTFNMDCQANSYNQAPGTRMVSIIQGMKHSHAWTWSRADSYDFADSIVGNNPGSVGLSANNPWCVQQSLSLVGDQVQVEFESTRPLTSATLYHSNQMGDIKAFSWTTVALTDFAETSPDSGIWQGTATLPSDATAWFVNVTADTSIFETAFLDDATTYLSETIFVSSRLQEVVNVEQPSLVAMELVTGESSATAEVSVDFTAIYNLEITSVDFINETHAGAFSTDEPFIFGLLTDTAFEVAFDNTVAGLDVGESATATLRLTWVGLDNVTTETIDIPLSATVVSTPSVTYTWDGGGTNNKWTVAENWVDDVRPAANSDVVFSDIGGLKCNLFSDITIRSLTFDESIDSTFEFNVFRSSSYVRHLTLDNSGSPAMVSVESGSEGECMISDLETAGSLILNDSLDIVHNGSGSLTFDLTIAQQDGEANGITKSGEGAVILQGANTYTGDTIVAAGRLTLESGGSLMFAPTINGASNQLAGAGGGTGAVSLNGSFYVELGDADSTRGNQWLLVDETDLGVTYATDTFSVNSSLGSFLNNAGVWTLDDGNIRWLYTEATGLLEVTTVSAATYTAWASGSFTHSFTESGALVDFDGDGLNNLLEFVFGGDPTISETGIAPTVSESDGGLLIHFRRSDVSKQSPFTTVTVELSDDLTFTDPANDIVIGSTSDSGPIGEIGASYTVTNSDGFDQVVVTIPMNGISSHFIRLSVPQP; encoded by the coding sequence ATGAAGGTATTCTACCTAATCTGCATCGTTTGTTGCTTTTCACTATCTGCTCGAGCGGACTATGCCAGTGACCGCGCTGCGATAGTTGCGCTTGGCGATCTAACTGCGACGCCAACGATGTATGAGGTCGATACCAGCGATACGATTTACAAGTCGTCTGAAACGATCAAGAGCCTGACGCCCTCAGCGACCGAACAGACACTCGACTCGATCTTCTTTGAATCTGTGGACTACTCTGGTATTCCGACTACGAACCCCACCAGAGTGTATGCATTTGTTGGTATGCCACAATGGGAAGAGGGGGATGATCCTTTACCTGCGGTCGTTCTAGTTCATGGAGGATCCGGTATGGCGTATGCCACTTGGGCGAATCTCTGGGCTGAGCGCGGCTATGTCGCCATCGCGATCGATACCGAAGGTGCTTCCAATACTACTGGACGCCACAACAAGGGTGGGCCGCGCAGAACCGGCGTCTTCGACGAGTCCGACGTCGCCATCGAAGATCAATTTATGTATCACGCCACCGCTGGCGCGATCTTAGCGAACTCCTTATTGCGGAATCTTCCTTTCGTCGACGATACCAAGGTCGGTATCCACGGAGTCTCATGGGGCGGGGTGATTACCTCCAACGTCATCGGCGTGGATAGTCGCTTCGCTTTTGCGATTCCGACTTATGGCACTGGCCATATGTGGGATGGCATCGGGAAATGGCAGGAGGCGATTTCCGATGCGGGTGGCACGGACTACTATAAAAATGTGTGGGACCCGATGCTTTACCTCGAAAATGCGACGATGCCGATCATGTGGTTGACCTGGCTCAACGACAGCACGTTTAACATGGATTGTCAGGCCAATAGCTACAACCAAGCGCCCGGCACACGAATGGTCAGTATTATTCAAGGCATGAAACATTCCCATGCGTGGACTTGGTCACGAGCTGATTCCTATGATTTCGCGGACAGCATCGTTGGCAATAATCCTGGATCCGTAGGGCTGAGCGCAAATAACCCATGGTGTGTGCAACAGAGCCTGAGTCTGGTTGGTGATCAAGTGCAGGTGGAGTTTGAATCCACTAGACCGCTTACCAGCGCTACCTTGTATCACAGTAATCAGATGGGCGACATTAAGGCATTTTCGTGGACCACTGTTGCACTGACGGACTTTGCAGAAACGTCTCCTGACTCTGGAATCTGGCAGGGCACCGCGACGCTGCCATCGGACGCCACGGCGTGGTTTGTGAATGTGACTGCCGATACCTCGATTTTTGAGACAGCCTTCTTGGACGATGCCACGACTTACCTTTCTGAGACGATCTTTGTCAGTTCCCGCTTACAGGAAGTGGTGAATGTTGAGCAACCCAGTCTGGTAGCAATGGAGCTCGTGACAGGAGAGTCCAGTGCAACAGCCGAAGTGAGTGTCGACTTTACCGCAATCTATAATCTCGAAATCACATCCGTCGATTTCATCAATGAAACCCATGCTGGGGCGTTTTCAACGGATGAGCCTTTCATCTTTGGTTTGTTAACTGATACCGCCTTTGAGGTCGCTTTTGATAATACAGTCGCGGGGCTCGATGTTGGTGAAAGCGCTACCGCAACGTTACGTCTGACTTGGGTCGGTCTGGATAATGTGACGACGGAGACCATTGATATTCCGCTGAGTGCGACCGTTGTGAGCACACCGTCTGTGACCTACACATGGGATGGTGGCGGAACGAACAATAAATGGACCGTCGCTGAGAACTGGGTCGACGATGTGAGACCTGCTGCAAACAGCGACGTGGTCTTCTCGGATATCGGCGGCCTCAAGTGTAATCTCTTTTCCGACATTACGATCAGAAGCCTGACGTTTGATGAGTCGATCGATAGCACGTTCGAATTCAATGTTTTCAGGTCGAGTTCATATGTCCGGCACTTGACGTTGGACAATAGCGGCAGTCCTGCGATGGTGAGCGTCGAGTCGGGCTCGGAAGGTGAGTGCATGATCAGCGATTTAGAGACTGCGGGCTCACTCATTCTCAATGACAGTCTCGATATCGTTCACAACGGCAGCGGCAGCCTAACCTTTGATTTGACGATTGCTCAGCAGGATGGTGAAGCCAATGGAATCACCAAGTCGGGGGAGGGGGCAGTGATTCTGCAAGGCGCAAATACCTACACGGGTGATACCATCGTCGCAGCAGGCCGCTTGACGCTCGAATCGGGTGGTTCGCTCATGTTCGCTCCGACGATCAATGGCGCGAGCAATCAACTCGCAGGTGCGGGTGGTGGCACGGGCGCAGTGTCTTTGAACGGATCATTCTATGTTGAGTTAGGTGATGCCGACTCCACTCGTGGGAATCAATGGTTGTTAGTCGATGAAACTGACCTAGGTGTGACGTATGCAACTGACACTTTCAGTGTGAATAGCTCACTGGGCTCATTTTTAAACAATGCCGGAGTCTGGACATTGGATGATGGCAACATTCGTTGGCTCTATACCGAAGCAACGGGGCTTCTGGAAGTTACAACAGTATCTGCGGCCACTTACACTGCATGGGCATCCGGTTCATTCACGCATTCGTTTACCGAGTCTGGCGCATTGGTTGATTTTGATGGTGATGGGCTCAACAACTTATTGGAGTTCGTTTTTGGCGGCGATCCGACCATCAGTGAGACTGGGATCGCACCCACTGTGAGTGAATCGGACGGTGGCCTACTAATTCACTTCCGCCGTTCCGATGTGTCCAAGCAATCTCCATTCACTACAGTCACCGTTGAACTTTCGGACGATCTGACATTTACCGATCCTGCAAATGATATCGTGATTGGAAGCACCAGTGATAGTGGCCCGATTGGCGAAATTGGAGCCTCATACACGGTCACGAATAGCGATGGATTTGATCAAGTCGTAGTTACGATTCCGATGAATGGAATCTCTAGTCATTTCATTCGGCTTTCAGTGCCTCAACCTTAA
- a CDS encoding DUF1349 domain-containing protein, with translation MAIENGERANWLRGAWGGVWLPEQMQNGGVETVSIDDFLEQISELNTIGYIQLKLTEAYIYSPVHTAPHDVLESLWEGDTDANGDPINLIVPRASSGVDPFYNWLIAIKAAGLKTQVYVNSSNMLERTGMSNPDSFSEVTARWKDYCDTNAEVVAFVNSHPDIAADDPENRKYMFCYAEFILKEYAIRYGDLIDGWIFDSADYMVGAGDDATSGVWADQKVYGAFADAVHAGNPYAPVAFNNGPNREDDIENPFSAATRYDDYMFGHPYNGGKSIGSVDNGVYDLHLALLNWIYDRSGNVHTNDGRTWAFDNKVVGHFYPPMSTTSWNSGITAALSDDDFNWWNEIAITGGGSISWGLPLNRSNVSNASGPILTVRDWAFSQLEGLDEHMSQFVTGMFNIKQDIGSPAYSGNSSYTRSSGKYIINGSGADIYDASDSFYFPSKYHAGDGEVIARVNTVEDTNKWAKAGVMFRASSAAGAANVLIAVRPDRRVTMQYRTATNGSTVSLGTIGNATDTKWVKLVRDGSLYTGYYSADGEAWTKVSDVTISGMPNMLLVGLAVTSHDVATRCRAAIFNVSVSSQPLGFFTSAVNVGSPGLSGSMSHEDGAYVLEGSGNDIWSTSDNFFYTSQLRNGDQTMIARVADLENTNTWAKSGIMMRESLDANAKHVMVAVRPDKKVAMFWRNTTGGSSAYSGLVGDTTNAKWVKLVRSGDSFTGYYSTNGTTWTTLATKTVSMAADVEVGLATCSHSNASLTSSTFTDISID, from the coding sequence ATGGCCATCGAAAATGGCGAACGAGCCAACTGGCTTCGTGGTGCATGGGGGGGCGTCTGGCTCCCCGAACAAATGCAAAACGGCGGTGTCGAGACCGTCTCGATTGACGACTTCCTAGAGCAGATAAGTGAGCTCAATACCATCGGTTACATTCAACTAAAGTTGACTGAAGCCTATATCTATTCACCCGTGCATACTGCACCGCATGATGTGCTGGAAAGCTTATGGGAAGGCGATACCGATGCGAATGGTGACCCGATCAATTTGATCGTTCCACGCGCTTCTTCGGGAGTGGATCCATTTTACAACTGGCTGATCGCGATCAAGGCTGCGGGCTTAAAGACGCAAGTCTATGTGAATAGCTCAAATATGCTGGAGCGCACAGGGATGAGCAACCCTGACTCTTTTTCAGAGGTTACGGCACGCTGGAAAGATTATTGCGATACAAACGCAGAGGTGGTTGCTTTTGTGAATAGTCACCCTGACATTGCTGCGGACGACCCAGAGAATCGGAAGTATATGTTCTGCTATGCGGAGTTTATCCTCAAAGAATATGCGATCCGTTACGGTGATTTAATCGATGGATGGATTTTTGATTCGGCAGATTATATGGTAGGTGCTGGAGACGATGCTACTAGCGGCGTTTGGGCTGATCAAAAAGTCTATGGAGCTTTTGCGGACGCCGTGCACGCGGGTAATCCATATGCGCCTGTGGCGTTTAACAACGGCCCGAACCGAGAGGATGATATTGAGAATCCATTTTCTGCGGCGACCCGTTATGATGATTACATGTTCGGCCACCCATACAACGGCGGTAAATCCATTGGCAGTGTCGACAACGGTGTATACGACCTACACTTGGCCTTGCTCAATTGGATCTATGATCGGTCCGGAAATGTGCACACCAATGATGGCCGCACTTGGGCCTTCGATAATAAAGTGGTGGGGCATTTTTACCCTCCAATGAGCACGACTTCTTGGAATTCAGGCATAACTGCCGCGTTGTCCGATGATGACTTTAATTGGTGGAATGAAATTGCCATCACTGGCGGTGGCTCGATCTCGTGGGGGCTGCCTTTAAATCGTTCCAATGTGAGTAATGCCTCTGGGCCGATTCTTACGGTGCGCGATTGGGCATTTTCCCAACTGGAAGGACTGGATGAGCATATGAGTCAGTTCGTGACTGGTATGTTCAACATAAAACAGGATATCGGTTCGCCTGCTTATTCGGGCAACAGTAGTTACACGCGCTCTAGCGGAAAATACATTATCAACGGATCGGGAGCAGATATATACGACGCAAGTGACAGTTTCTATTTCCCTTCCAAGTATCATGCAGGTGATGGCGAAGTCATTGCACGAGTGAACACCGTTGAGGACACGAACAAATGGGCCAAGGCGGGTGTGATGTTTCGCGCGAGCTCTGCAGCGGGTGCGGCAAACGTGTTGATCGCGGTTCGCCCTGATCGACGTGTGACGATGCAGTATCGCACTGCAACGAATGGCTCTACCGTTTCGCTCGGCACCATCGGCAATGCAACCGATACAAAATGGGTCAAACTGGTTCGTGATGGTTCGTTATATACGGGCTACTATTCGGCGGACGGTGAAGCATGGACGAAGGTCAGTGATGTCACCATCAGCGGCATGCCGAATATGTTGCTCGTCGGACTTGCTGTGACTTCGCACGATGTAGCGACCCGTTGCCGAGCTGCTATTTTCAATGTGTCGGTTTCTAGCCAACCGCTAGGCTTCTTCACGAGTGCCGTCAATGTCGGCTCGCCTGGTCTGTCGGGCAGCATGAGCCATGAGGACGGCGCATATGTGCTTGAAGGCAGTGGTAATGATATTTGGAGCACATCGGACAACTTCTTTTATACCTCACAGCTTCGCAATGGTGACCAGACGATGATTGCCCGTGTAGCTGACTTGGAAAATACCAATACATGGGCGAAGAGCGGCATCATGATGCGTGAGTCGCTCGATGCGAATGCAAAGCATGTGATGGTGGCGGTGCGTCCTGATAAAAAGGTCGCGATGTTCTGGCGCAATACCACAGGTGGCAGCTCTGCCTATTCTGGACTTGTCGGTGACACCACCAATGCGAAATGGGTCAAACTTGTGCGCAGTGGTGACTCGTTCACTGGGTATTACTCCACGAATGGCACGACTTGGACGACCCTCGCCACAAAGACGGTCTCCATGGCTGCAGATGTTGAGGTTGGCCTCGCGACTTGCTCGCATAGCAATGCGAGTCTCACCTCTTCGACATTCACAGATATCTCGATTGATTAA
- a CDS encoding PEP-CTERM sorting domain-containing protein, with translation MIKMPLKNLTTSALLLSAMAVCSLNATTFNLDVDFAAAGNYTNAVAQDVTTSVNFLGATFDIVYTLNATATSTDSNTIVVVSNGTTYGVTSDTDSVNHTLTLEADTDEGIAFLGLSFSNFQDNGSGITLGDLSGLRWSAFTATADGNNPDNVSVSYNGYAAATASSINLTPDAGSVRDFTGLANYSENGQDLYLMTTGANSSNRWGIGALTVSYEAVPEPSSYALLAGLLGLSVVMVRRRS, from the coding sequence ATGATCAAAATGCCCCTCAAAAACCTCACAACGTCCGCACTGCTTTTATCGGCAATGGCCGTTTGCTCTTTGAATGCGACGACATTCAATCTCGATGTTGATTTTGCCGCTGCAGGCAATTACACGAACGCCGTCGCTCAGGACGTAACAACATCAGTTAACTTCTTGGGAGCTACATTCGACATTGTTTACACACTCAATGCGACAGCTACTAGCACTGACTCAAACACTATAGTGGTTGTCTCAAACGGAACAACATATGGCGTCACTTCCGACACTGATAGTGTCAATCACACCTTAACTCTTGAAGCTGACACTGATGAGGGGATCGCGTTCCTCGGCCTCTCATTTAGCAACTTTCAGGACAACGGCAGCGGTATTACCCTTGGCGACCTTTCTGGCCTGCGTTGGAGCGCATTTACAGCGACTGCTGATGGCAACAACCCGGATAACGTATCTGTCTCTTACAATGGTTATGCTGCTGCTACCGCTTCGAGTATAAATCTCACTCCAGACGCTGGCTCAGTTCGTGACTTTACTGGACTAGCTAATTACAGTGAGAATGGTCAAGATTTGTATCTAATGACTACCGGCGCCAACAGTAGTAATCGATGGGGGATCGGTGCACTCACTGTTTCTTATGAAGCTGTCCCCGAGCCAAGTAGCTACGCGCTCCTCGCGGGTCTTCTCGGCTTAAGCGTCGTGATGGTTCGCCGTCGCAGCTAG
- a CDS encoding Ig-like domain-containing protein, giving the protein MMNSKNPLFSVRSCHGITRLRAALSPVVCLAIAFCALLTASPVVAQDKPDDILLVSVGESADRYSDVATHLQGLLSGATGYTAAQIDIFEDSTIESLADGYYDQNTADKNLRAKVVEGYGAVILIPTIIQTPTKTIEYGEYGGGPTNVYDDAPFDNEYFAPEVFYEGCTQFSKLILGAQSTPMIFLPGNPDEQVSDYGPIMYRVASGVAMDLIPGAYALDTYGATTSTNEAYLYAACIFTQLTGLNASESSYSPVLPSSGDATTLGNTAETTVNLHETTVHYTTSYENDGAVVYRSLDVTQAPFNDVVRYMYKGSSTHDWTSDALTLMINSNTATTKAARKLGIKSNGFTGGTRYWHPDDFDSQGFKFDLEPNEAAFMYVSGSWVGADAQDCIDRNQSNMIPFAFDWIKAFYLTSSSGTEATEAALDYHDCNELYFNYAERGWKLIPLTIGMGRINEATTDFAASDDALHCSDLLVYMNAYMMLSSSLGQPFPLLTAITEDDIHRGSHTLDDINEACLIGHDIITELAFLSETGAYVPESDLEITTDSLQGELMGVPYTNQLAATGGDATYSWEVISSLDLPSGLSLSSDGVLSGSAYEAGTFGVGFKVTDGTGAFRKVGLKLTIDPNSDLSIANDDSMVLLENTTKDILLTGTDSEGSTSNLFYVVADEPTNGTLSGTAPALTYSPNTDFVGEDSFTFTVSDGVNSSVPATVSIFVGSAQTNLEFADLSAALSENTLVVGGSANNLIVSGAASDSDYLYSVSYTGADYDFDGLNDTLTFDVRVKAWTGGTTALGIDDAGSTTSASATIGLSSAAVNISDGARFTAGGDTQMQDGESLEFVLENPVVSLTDAGKVGSAVSAGFNAARLVETHNGNSHQTIFGAGTELLGWDWDGPFDVSDISVGAGSLYISSGLTTSTTTRPFHWGVGDVGFGITVSVTDNYAAWAADHGLAGTDAQADADTENGGAGDGYANLLEFALGMDPTVSDAGSKESIYTEVVGASTYFAYAYERRTDYLAQGLTYTLVVSPDLVTPSAESPFDVSIGDAVDGFRTITTRYLIEDDAKFIQLQVDMD; this is encoded by the coding sequence ATGATGAATTCTAAAAATCCCCTGTTTTCTGTTCGCTCGTGCCACGGCATTACTCGCCTCCGAGCTGCGCTGTCTCCCGTTGTATGTCTCGCAATTGCCTTCTGTGCGCTGCTGACGGCATCCCCCGTTGTGGCTCAGGATAAACCCGATGACATCTTGCTGGTTTCTGTCGGCGAGAGCGCAGACCGCTATTCGGATGTTGCGACTCACTTGCAGGGGCTACTTTCGGGGGCAACTGGTTATACTGCTGCACAAATCGATATTTTTGAGGATTCGACGATCGAGTCACTTGCAGATGGGTATTACGACCAGAATACAGCGGACAAAAACTTACGCGCCAAAGTGGTGGAGGGCTACGGGGCTGTCATTCTGATTCCCACCATCATACAGACACCAACAAAAACGATCGAATACGGGGAGTATGGTGGTGGTCCAACGAATGTCTATGACGACGCGCCATTTGATAACGAATACTTCGCTCCCGAAGTCTTTTACGAAGGCTGCACCCAGTTTTCGAAGCTCATTCTAGGCGCACAGAGCACGCCTATGATTTTCCTTCCAGGCAATCCCGACGAGCAGGTGAGTGATTACGGCCCAATCATGTATCGGGTCGCGAGTGGTGTCGCCATGGACCTGATTCCCGGCGCATATGCTCTGGATACCTACGGTGCGACGACTTCAACAAATGAGGCGTATCTCTATGCTGCCTGCATCTTCACCCAACTGACCGGTCTCAATGCGTCGGAATCTAGCTATTCCCCTGTATTGCCCTCAAGTGGAGATGCCACGACTCTAGGCAATACTGCTGAAACGACGGTCAACTTGCACGAAACAACCGTGCACTACACCACCAGCTACGAGAACGACGGCGCTGTCGTTTACCGGAGTCTTGATGTAACTCAGGCTCCGTTTAACGACGTTGTCCGCTACATGTATAAAGGTTCCAGCACGCACGACTGGACGAGCGATGCGCTGACTTTGATGATCAACAGCAATACCGCGACGACGAAAGCGGCACGCAAGCTGGGCATCAAATCGAATGGCTTTACTGGGGGAACAAGATATTGGCACCCTGATGACTTCGATTCTCAAGGGTTCAAGTTTGATTTGGAGCCGAACGAAGCCGCCTTCATGTATGTGTCGGGTTCCTGGGTAGGCGCGGATGCGCAAGATTGTATTGATCGAAATCAGTCCAACATGATTCCCTTTGCCTTTGATTGGATTAAGGCTTTTTATCTTACAAGTTCCAGCGGAACCGAGGCCACGGAAGCTGCCTTGGATTACCATGATTGTAATGAGTTGTATTTTAACTACGCCGAACGCGGCTGGAAGCTCATTCCGCTAACAATCGGAATGGGGCGCATCAATGAGGCCACGACGGATTTTGCAGCATCAGACGATGCGCTACACTGCTCAGATTTGTTGGTCTATATGAATGCCTATATGATGCTGAGTTCTTCGCTCGGCCAGCCCTTCCCACTGCTCACAGCAATTACGGAGGATGATATACACCGAGGATCTCACACTCTTGATGACATCAATGAGGCCTGCCTGATCGGGCACGACATCATCACGGAACTCGCATTTTTGTCGGAGACGGGTGCCTATGTCCCAGAGAGTGACCTTGAGATTACGACCGACTCGTTGCAAGGAGAGTTGATGGGGGTTCCATACACCAATCAGCTTGCGGCGACTGGGGGAGATGCAACGTATTCTTGGGAAGTCATCTCCAGTTTGGACCTTCCGTCTGGGCTGAGCCTGTCGAGCGATGGAGTGCTCTCTGGGTCGGCATATGAAGCGGGCACGTTTGGTGTGGGCTTCAAGGTGACCGATGGAACAGGTGCTTTCCGAAAAGTCGGTTTGAAGCTTACCATCGACCCAAACAGTGACCTGTCTATTGCGAACGACGACAGTATGGTCCTGTTGGAAAACACGACGAAGGATATTCTGCTGACGGGCACCGATTCGGAAGGCTCCACCAGCAACCTGTTTTATGTGGTGGCTGATGAGCCGACCAACGGCACCTTGAGCGGCACGGCACCGGCTCTGACCTATTCCCCAAATACGGATTTTGTGGGAGAAGACAGCTTTACCTTCACTGTCAGCGATGGCGTGAATTCCAGTGTGCCGGCGACGGTGTCGATTTTCGTTGGATCGGCGCAGACGAACCTTGAATTTGCGGATCTGAGTGCTGCCTTGTCTGAAAATACCTTGGTGGTGGGCGGTTCTGCAAACAATTTGATTGTTTCTGGGGCAGCTTCAGATTCCGACTATCTTTATTCGGTGTCCTACACCGGAGCGGACTATGATTTCGATGGACTCAACGACACGCTGACCTTCGACGTTCGGGTCAAGGCCTGGACCGGAGGAACGACAGCGCTGGGTATTGATGATGCCGGCAGCACCACGTCCGCATCAGCGACGATTGGTTTGAGTTCTGCGGCTGTTAATATTTCGGATGGCGCCCGTTTTACTGCGGGTGGTGATACCCAGATGCAGGATGGTGAAAGCCTGGAGTTCGTATTGGAAAATCCAGTAGTATCACTGACGGACGCAGGCAAAGTCGGCAGCGCGGTTTCAGCTGGTTTTAATGCGGCGCGATTGGTGGAAACTCACAATGGAAATTCCCATCAGACGATATTCGGTGCAGGCACAGAATTGCTGGGGTGGGACTGGGACGGTCCTTTTGATGTGAGCGACATCAGTGTTGGGGCAGGGTCACTCTATATATCTTCGGGGCTCACTACTAGCACTACTACCAGACCGTTCCATTGGGGCGTAGGGGATGTCGGTTTCGGGATCACCGTGTCGGTGACTGACAATTATGCGGCCTGGGCAGCCGACCACGGTCTCGCAGGGACTGATGCCCAGGCAGATGCCGACACCGAAAACGGCGGGGCAGGGGATGGCTATGCGAATCTGTTAGAATTTGCTTTGGGCATGGATCCAACTGTATCCGATGCTGGTTCGAAGGAATCGATTTATACCGAGGTGGTGGGTGCCTCGACTTATTTTGCGTATGCTTACGAACGCCGCACCGACTATCTGGCTCAAGGCCTGACTTATACGCTGGTCGTGTCGCCTGACCTGGTGACACCGTCCGCCGAGTCACCCTTTGACGTCAGCATCGGCGATGCAGTCGACGGCTTTCGGACGATCACCACTCGCTACCTAATCGAGGATGACGCTAAGTTCATTCAGTTGCAGGTGGATATGGACTAG